The following are encoded in a window of Amaranthus tricolor cultivar Red isolate AtriRed21 chromosome 2, ASM2621246v1, whole genome shotgun sequence genomic DNA:
- the LOC130806258 gene encoding lysine-specific histone demethylase 1 homolog 1, translated as MTTNPTPKNPPSTPPPPLPLATADSAVNIANNATSDDVSTPSNPLSPPQPYDDTTTTTSEIPIMAKRRRKRKHYHGKISMVLRPHSSRCSALLDPLSFPLPRRRRRISDVSKDPPSLDVDALIAISVGFPIDSLTEEEIDASVIPTIGNSEQSHYISVRNHILSKWRSNVSSLITRDQVMESTRAEYRHLVDGALNFLANHGYVNFGLAPEIKEKQQKDIKGDDGANVVVVGAGLAGLCAARQLRSMGFKVVIVEGRGRPGGRVRTRKMSGDGGEIVGAADLGGSVLTGINGNPLGVLARQLGFPLHKVRDVCPLYLPDGKAVDSDIDSRVETAFNKLLDRVCKLRQVMMEEMKCVDVSLGTALEAFRKVFNVGDDPQEKMLLNWHLANLEYANASLLSHLSMAFWDQDDPYEMGGDHCFIPGGNERFIRALAEDLPIFYNRVVESIRYGDDGVLVYAGGQEFRADMVLCTVPLGVLKRGDIEFVPPLPKKKRDAIDRLGFGLLNKVAMLFPYNFWGGELDTFGHLSEDPSRRGEFFLFYSYSSVSGGPLLVALVAGEAAIEFEKSSPVKSVERVMEILRGIFHPKGVDVPDPVQAVCTRWGQDRFTYGSYSYVASGSSGDDYDILAESIGNGRVFFAGEATNRQYPATMHGAFLSGMREAANILKAAKRRSLVPANNTESNREALEDLSQLFMKPDLQFGSFSILFDPSSDDPESHSLLRVEFRGEKLENGALYLYGLLSRGRACELSKVESDVDRLRKLNETFGVGLVGRKGLCSAAESLIAAAKAKTSKEG; from the coding sequence ATGACCACAAATCCCACACCCAAGAACCCTCCTTCTACACCACCTCCACCACTACCTCTCGCCACCGCAGATTCCGCCGTAAATATCGCCAACAATGCAACCTCCGACGACGTTTCAACCCCGTCAAACCCACTTTCACCTCCTCAACCATACGACGATACAACAACCACAACATCCGAAATCCCCATTATGGCAAAACGACGTCGTAAACGTAAACACTATCACGGCAAAATCTCTATGGTTCTTCGTCCTCATTCATCTCGGTGTTCCGCTCTTCTGGACCCACTTTCTTTCCCTCTTCCTCGTCGCCGTCGCCGCATTTCCGACGTTTCTAAAGATCCGCCTTCTCTTGACGTCGATGCGCTTATTGCAATTTCCGTCGGCTTTCCAATTGATTCTCTTACCGAAGAGGAAATCGACGCTTCGGTAATACCCACAATTGGAAACTCGGAGCAATCGCATTATATTAGTGTTAGAAATCATATATTATCTAAATGGCGGTCTAATGTTTCATCCCTAATTACCCGTGATCAAGTGATGGAGAGTACTCGGGCTGAGTACCGGCATTTGGTTGATGGGGCACTAAATTTTCTTGCTAATCATGGGTATGTTAATTTTGGACTTGCTCCTGAGATAAAAGAGAAGCAACAAAAGGATATCAAGGGTGATGATGGGGCTAATGTTGTTGTCGTTGGTGCCGGGTTGGCAGGGCTTTGTGCTGCCCGTCAGTTACGATCTATGGGTTTCAAAGTTGTGATTGTCGAAGGTAGGGGACGGCCTGGTGGGAGGGTTCGGACTCGGAAGATGAGTGGGGATGGTGGGGAGATTGTGGGCGCGGCTGATTTGGGAGGGAGTGTATTGACTGGAATTAATGGCAATCCTCTTGGGGTGTTGGCGAGACAGCTCGGGTTTCCGCTTCATAAGGTAAGGGATGTTTGCCCGCTATATTTGCCTGATGGAAAAGCTGTTGATTCTGATATTGATTCTAGAGTTGAAACTGCTTTTAATAAGTTGTTAGATAGGGTTTGTAAACTTAGGCAGGTTATGATGGAGGAAATGAAATGTGTAGATGTTTCGTTAGGTACTGCATTAGAGGCATTTAGGAAGGTTTTTAATGTAGGTGATGATCCTCAAGAGAAAATGTTATTGAATTGGCATTTAGCTAACTTAGAGTATGCTAATGCTTCTTTATTGTCACATTTGTCGATGGCGTTTTGGGATCAGGATGACCCTTATGAGATGGGTGGAGATCATTGTTTTATTCCAGGTGGGAATGAGAGGTTTATTCGAGCATTAGCGGAAGATTTGCCCATCTTTTATAATCGCGTGGTGGAGAGTATCCGGTATGGGGATGATGGGGTTTTGGTTTATGCAGGTGGACAGGAGTTTCGGGCAGATATGGTTCTCTGTACTGTGCCGTTGGGTGTTTTGAAGAGGGGTGATATTGAATTTGTGCCTCCCTTACCTAAGAAGAAGAGGGATGCAATTGATAGATTAGGGTTTGGGTTGTTAAATAAGGTTGCAATGTTGTTTCCGTATAATTTTTGGGGTGGTGAACTGGATACTTTTGGGCATTTGTCGGAGGACCCATCTAGGAGGGgagagttttttttgttttacagcTATTCCTCTGTTTCAGGGGGACCGCTACTGGTAGCACTAGTAGCAGGCGAGGCGGCTATTGAATTTGAGAAGTCGTCTCCTGTGAAATCAGTGGAGAGGGTGATGGAAATTTTGAGGGGGATATTCCACCCGAAAGGAGTGGATGTTCCAGACCCTGTTCAGGCTGTATGCACTCGTTGGGGTCAAGACCGATTCACGTATGGATCTTACTCGTATGTTGCAAGTGGATCATCCGGTGATGATTATGACATTTTGGCAGAAAGCATCGGGAATGGTAGGGTCTTCTTTGCCGGAGAGGCAACCAACAGGCAGTATCCTGCTACTATGCACGGTGCTTTTCTAAGCGGGATGAGGGAGGCTGCCAACATCCTTAAGGCAGCAAAGAGGAGGTCACTCGTTCCAGCTAATAACACAGAAAGTAATCGAGAGGCTCTCGAGGATTTGAGTCAGTTATTCATGAAACCTGACTTGCAATTTGGGAGCTTTTCGATTCTATTCGATCCAAGTTCAGATGATCCGGAATCTCATTCCTTGTTAAGGGTTGAGTTTCGTGGTGAAAAGCTTGAAAATGGTGCCCTGTATTTGTACGGTCTGCTTTCAAGAGGGCGTGCCTGTGAGCTGAGCAAGGTAGAGAGCGATGTGGATAGATTAAGGAaattaaatgagacatttgGTGTTGGGTTAGTAGGCAGAAAAGGATTATGTTCAGCTGCTGAATCACTTATAGCAGCTGCTAAAGCAAAAACATCTAAAGAAGGATGA